Genomic DNA from Nitratidesulfovibrio vulgaris str. Hildenborough:
ATCTCCTCCATGCGGGGCTCGCATATCTCGGCGAGCACCTGACGGGAGAGACGACGCGGTTCGCGGCCACCCACACTGGGCACCTCGATGAGCTCGTCGTTACGCACCATCTCGGCCATGGCGCAGCCATACTTCACCTTGATCTTCTCGGCGGAGATCATGGGCGTGCGCAGACCGAAGGCGATGTCGTTGGTGAGGTTCTGCCCCCCGAGGGCGAGCACCCCTGTGTGCTTGATGGAATCGTTGGCAAACACGGCGATGTCGGTGGTGCCCCCCCCGAGGTCGACGAGAGCGACGCCAATCTCCCTCTCCTCCTCGGTGAGCACCGCCTTCGACGAGGCCAGCGCCTCAAGCACGATATCCGATACGTCGAGCCCGCTCCTGTGGCAGGAACGGACGATGTTCTGAGCCGATGTGACCGCACCGGTGACGATGTGCACCTTCACTTCGAGGCGCACACCCGCCATACCCAGAGGGTCGGCGATACCGCGCTGGTCATCCACGACATACTCCTGCGGGAGGATGTGGATGACTTCACGGTCGAGCGGGATGGCGACGGCCTTGGCGGCGTCGAGAGCGCGCTCGATGTCCTTGGGGCCGACCTCGCCGCCCTTGACGGCGATGACCCCGTGGCTGTTGAAGCCCTTGATGTGGCTTCCGGCGATGCCCGCATACACCGAGCGGATTTCGCAACCGGCCATCAGTTCGGCCTCTTCGAGGGCCTTCTTGATGGACTGCACGGTCTGCTCGATGTTGACGACGACGCCCTTGCGCAGGCCGGTGGAAGGACTCGTGCCGATGCCGACGATATCGACGCCATCCGCCGTAGCCTCGCCGACGACGGCGCATATTTTCGTGGTGCCGATATCCAGACCGACGATGAGGTCCGTTTTGGCCATTACTCTCTCCTTGCTCTACGAAAGCCTGCCCTAGCGGGATTCGGGGTCTTTGAGCACCCAGACGTTGCCGTCCGCCGCCCGCACTTCGCCTACTTCGCGCAGTTCGCCGCGTCTTCCGAGGTCGGCGAGCACCTGACAGAGTCTGTCGAGATTGCCACCAAGGTTCTCGGGGGCCACGCTGATGCGCAGACCGGGGTTGTCGAGGTAGAGTTCCACCCCTCTACCGGCACTGAGCCTGACCCATGACACCAGTGAGATGTCGACGGGCAGACGTGCCCCCTTGAACGCGGCGATCACTTCGGGCATCCGGGCGAGAAGGTCCTCGCCACCCGGCCCGACCTCCAGCGTCGGAAGAGAGGTGAACCTGCCCGGCCCCACCGGGGCGAGGATGTTGCCGTGCACGTCGGCATAGTACAACGTGCCATCGCGCAATACCCAGAAGGCTGGTTCCCGTTCCGTCACTCTTATCGCAAATCTATCGGGAAGCAAGCGTTTTACCGACACTTCCGCTATCCATGGCGAGCTTGCGAGGCGGTCTTCCACATCGGCGATGTTGAGTGCGATGCTGTTCGCCCCTTCAACGAGTCCCGCCGTGGCGAGTATTTCGTCTTTGCTTAACATCAGATTGCCCGAGATTTCAACATCTCTTATGGCAAAGTACTCATGCGTCGTCATGAATCTATAGGCATACAGAACTGCCACACTCATGAGCACAAGCAACGACCCGACGATGACCAGTCCGCTCACCCAGCGAAAAAAACTGCCGATCCCTTTTGTAGGGAGACTGCTTTTCTTCTCGCTCTTGCTCCAGCTTCTCGAATAGCTGTTGCGCGACTTCTTCTTGCCTCGTGAAAGTGCTACAGCCATGAGAGAATCTTGACCTCCAGCGTCAAATCCATCCCATGACGTCGTTTGACAATCTCTTGTGCCAGTTGAAGCAGTTCAAAGGCCTCATCACTTCTGCCTGCACCTTCATTCACGAGAAAATTGGCATGGACTTCTGAAAACGCCATACCGCCGATGCGTTTGCCACGAAGTCCCGCTTGGTCTATGAGGCGTCCGGCAGAGACACCGGGGGCGGGATTGCGGAACACGCACCCGGCGCTACGGGCAAGGACAGGCTGCGTGCTTTTTTTCTTCAGGTAGTTTGCACGCATGGCTGCCGTGATGGCGGCGCTTTCACCGCGTCGCAGCACGATGTCCGCCCCGGTCACGACAAACCAGCCATGGCAGCCCTTGAGACCGAAATGTCGGTAGGCGTACTCGATGTTCTCGTGCGGGACATCGGCAAGCCCGAAATCGGGGCTGAAGACCTCCACCGACCGCAGCACCGTGCCGAATTCACACCCGTACGACCCTGCGTTCATGGCAACGGCACCGCCCACGCTACCGGGAATGCCCGCAAGCCCTTCAAGTCCCGCAAGCCCCCACGAAGCCAGTTGCCCGAGCAATCGTGGCAGTCTGGTGGCAGCCCCGACGCGAACGACCACGCCCTCTGCTGTCTCGCCTACGATGGTGGGGGCGTCGTCCATGTCCAGCGACACGACGACGACAGGCAGTTCACCATCTGCGGCGAGGATGTTGCTGCCGCACCCCAGCATAAGCGGAGAACCGCCAAGGCACTGGAGAACACCGGGAAGGTCGTCAAGCGCATCACGCGACGTGACGCGCACCTCGGCGAGCGCCCTGCCCCCGAGCCGCAACGTCGTCCGCTCGGCTAATGACGGCCCTTCCAGCACCTTCAGCATGTCATTCCCCTGCCACGTAACGCTGGCCGATGGTGGTCACGCTGCCCGCCCCCAGGGTGAGCAGCACGTCTCCGGGGCGGAGCACACCCGGCAACGCTGCGAGAATCTCGTCGAAACTCTGGTAGTAGGTCACGTCGGTGTTGGACACCTGCCGGATGCCCTGTGCGAGGCTCTGCCCGCTCACTCCGGGGATGGGCTTCTCCGAAGCCGGATAGATCTCCGTAAGGAGCAGTTTGTCCACCGGTTCGAAGACCTTGCAGAACTCACCGAAGAGCGCCTGCGTGCGACTGAAGCGGTGGGGCTGGAACACGACCACCAGACGCCTGTCCGGGTACACGGAACGTGCCGTGGCAAGGGTCGCGGCGATCTCCACCGGATGGTGCCCGTAGTCGTCCACCACCGTGACGCCGTCGCGTTCGCCCCGACGTTCGAACCGTCTGCCCACGCCGCCGAAACGGGCGAGCCCTTCGATGCAATGCTCGGGGCTGATGCCCGCTTCGAGCGCGACACCGATGGCAGCGAGCGCATTCAGGATGTTGTGACGCCCCGGCTGCCCGAGATGTACCTCACCCAGACGTCCGCCACGAAGGAACACGGTGAAGACGCTCGTCTCGGCGCAACTCGTCACCTCGGCGCGAAGAGCGTTGTCCTTGCCGAAACCGTAGGTGACAACGCGGCGCTTCACCTGTGGCAGCAGGCGGCGCACACCGGGGTCGTCGCCGCAGACCACGTTGGCGCCATAGAAGGGCACCTTGTTCATGAAGGTGACGAAGGCCTCGTCTATCTCCTTCTGCCCGGCATAGAAATCCACATGGTCCATGTCGACGTTGGTGACGACGTTGACGATGGGGAAGAGGCACAGGAACGAACCGTCGGATTCATCGGCTTCGGCGATGAGGTATTCGCCTTCACCGAGGCGGGCGTTGGCACCATAGGCATTGAGCCGACCGCCGATGATGACGGTGGGGTCTTTGCCCGCCACGTCGAAGATGGCGGCGGTAAGCGACGTGGTGGTGGTCTTGCCGTGCGTACCGGCGATGGCGATGCCGGTGCGCAGCCTCATGAGCTCAGCGAGCATCTCGGCACGTGGGATGATGGGGATGCCCTTCTCGACGGCGGCGAGCACTTCCGGGTTGTCGTCACGCACAGCGGTCGACTTCACCAGCACCTCTGCATCGCTGACATTGCCGGCACCGTGCCCGATGAATATCTCGGCACCGATCTTGCGCAAGCGGCGCACCACGGCGCTGTCCGACATGTCGGACCCGTGCACGGCGTACCCGAGGTTGAGCAGCACTTCAGCGATGCCGCTCATGCCCGAACCGCCGATGCCCACCATATGTATCGTTCTGACCTTGTTCTTCATCCTATCCTCGTCACCGCGCCCGCGGCGTGGTCTTCAGCAGTTCGACGAGCCCGTCGACCACGGCGGCTGCCGCATCCGGGCGCCCCTGCGCCCGCGCCGACACCGCCATACGATTCAACCGGGCCCTGTCCGACAGGAGACCGACGAGCAATGCAGGCACGTCGGTCATGGAAATATCCTTCTGTTCCAGCAGCACCGCGGCACCGCGTGAAACGAGCCATCTGGCGTTATGCGTCTGGTGGTCGTGCGTGGCGAAGGGATAGGGCACCAGCACGGCGGGCTTGCCCGCCACGGCGAGTTCCGCCACGGATGTGGCCCCTGCGCGACACAGCACGAGGTCGGCCCATGCGTAGGCCGAGGCCACGTCATCGATGAACGCCTCGACGCGTCCCTCGCCGTGCCCCGTCTCTGCATAGGCCTTGCGGATGCGCTCCCAGTCCGCAGCGCCCGTCTGGTGCCACACCTCCACGCCCGCCTCGGCGAGTGCAGGCAGCGAAGAGACCACCGCGTCGTTGATGGCGCGGGCACCGAGGCTGCCTCCCATGACCAGAAGACGCCGCACATGGTCGGGGCGAGGGTCGGAACGCTCGGCACCGCACGCGACGATGGAAGCACGCACAGGATTGCCAGCAAGACACGTCTTCTGCGGCGGAAAGGCTCCGAGCGTATCGGGCAACGACAGGAAAACGCGCGGGACGACCCGCGAAAGCACCCTGTTCGTCAGCCCCGGCACGGAATTCTGCTCGTGAATGGCCGCAGGGCGGCCGCGCAGACGGGCCGCAAGAACGCCGGCAAAAGCGGCATAGCCACCGAACCCGAGCACGATGTCGGGGTCGAAACGCCCCATGACCGCATACGCCCGCGCGATACCGGCCGCCATGCCGAAGGCAGCGCCGATGGCACGGACGCCGCGCCCGAGCACACCACGCACGGGCAGACCGACGAAGTCGAGACCGGCACGCGCCGCGAGGTCTGCCTCGGGCCCGTAGAGTCCGCCCATGAAGAGCACGGAACACTCGGGATAGCGGGCCCGTATCTCTTCCGCCACGGCCAGTGCAGGAAAGATATGGCCCCCGGTGCCGCCCGTGGTCAGGATGACGCGCCGCATGGCCTACCTCGCCGTCCTTGAAAAATTGAGCAGCAGCCCCACGCAAATCAGCGATGAGAGCATGCTACTGCCGCCGTAGCTCAAGAACGGCATGGGGACACCCTTCGGGGGTGCCACGCCCATGACCACGGCGAGGTTCAGCACGGCACCCAGCAACAGCACCATGGTCACGCCGAAGGCGGTGAACCTGTCGCGCAGGTCGTGCTGACCGAGAATGATCTTGAAGCTGCGCCAGAACAGCAGGGCGAAGAGCGTCATCACGATGGTGACTCCGATGAGCCCGAGTTCCTCGCCAAGCACCGCCATGATGAAGTCGTTATGCGCTTCCGGCAGGTAGAAGAGCTTCTGGCGGCTGGCGCCTATGCCAACCCCGGTGAAGCCTCCCGACCCGAAGGCATAGAGCGACTGCACAAGCTGGTAGCCGGTATCCTGTGCATCCTTGAACGGGTCGATGAAGGCGAGCAGACGCCGGAAACGGTACGGCGAATGTACGATGAGCGCCCACGCGCCCATGATGGCGAAAGCCAGCGAGACGAACAGGTAGATGAAACGGGTGCCGCCCACGAGGCACATGAAGAAGAGAATCATGGCCAGAACCGCCGCCCCGCCGAAATCGGGCTGCAACAGCAGCAGCAGGCACAGCAGCCCTGTCACCGCGTAGGGCGGTATCACGCCGCGGCTGAAGGTCTTGATGATCTCCTGCTTGGTGCTCATGAAATAGGCAAGGTACATGGCAAGGGCGATCTTCGAGAACTCCATGGGCTGCAACGCCACGGGGCCGAGGGGTATCCACCGCCGCGCGCCGTTGATCTTGGCACCCACGGGAGTGAGCGTGAGCAGCAACAGGGCGATGACGCCGAAGAGCGCCGGGTACTGCAACTTGTAGAGCATATGGCGCGGCATGAGCGCCGCCACCCACATGGTGATGCCGCCGCCAGCGGCGAAGACGAGCTGTTTCTTGAAGAACAGGTACTTGTCGTGGTTGAAGCGCTCGGCCACGATGCCGCTGGCGCTGAGCACCATCATGAGTCCGATGCCGAGCAACAGCAGCACGATGCCGAAAAGCCACCAGTCCACAGGGCCGGTGGGGCCTTCAGCGCGGGACAGCACCTGTCCCAGCGGGCTCTTGCGCGTCATCCTGTTCATGCAAGCGACTCCACTGCGGCACGGAAGACGTCGCCCCTGTGCCCGTAGTTGCGGAAAAGGTCGAAACTTGCGGTGGCGGGCGCCATGAGAACCACCTCGCCCTGCCTGGCAGCAGAGGCGGCGCGGCGCACGGCCTCTTCAAGGGTGGCGTCCCACGTCATGGGTACGACGTCCCTCCACGCGGCCTCGAACACTTCCCGGCTTGCGCCGAAGAGCATCACGGCCCTGACCCTCTCACGCACCAGCGGTATCAGCCCTTCAAGGTCCCCGCCCTTGAACTTGCCTCCGGCAAGCAGCAGCACCGGGCGGTCGAAGGCCTCCAGCGCTACACGAAGGGCCGAGACGGTGGTGCACTTCGAGTCGTTCACATAGAGCACGCC
This window encodes:
- the ftsA gene encoding cell division protein FtsA produces the protein MAKTDLIVGLDIGTTKICAVVGEATADGVDIVGIGTSPSTGLRKGVVVNIEQTVQSIKKALEEAELMAGCEIRSVYAGIAGSHIKGFNSHGVIAVKGGEVGPKDIERALDAAKAVAIPLDREVIHILPQEYVVDDQRGIADPLGMAGVRLEVKVHIVTGAVTSAQNIVRSCHRSGLDVSDIVLEALASSKAVLTEEEREIGVALVDLGGGTTDIAVFANDSIKHTGVLALGGQNLTNDIAFGLRTPMISAEKIKVKYGCAMAEMVRNDELIEVPSVGGREPRRLSRQVLAEICEPRMEEILSLVDQELVRSGFKNQIGSGVVLTGGTALIEGCQELGEQIFNMPTRIGYPRNVGGLKDVVNSPKFATAVGLLRYGAEKEGLELKFRIRDGNVFNRVLSRMRKWFSDIS
- a CDS encoding cell division protein FtsQ/DivIB translates to MAVALSRGKKKSRNSYSRSWSKSEKKSSLPTKGIGSFFRWVSGLVIVGSLLVLMSVAVLYAYRFMTTHEYFAIRDVEISGNLMLSKDEILATAGLVEGANSIALNIADVEDRLASSPWIAEVSVKRLLPDRFAIRVTEREPAFWVLRDGTLYYADVHGNILAPVGPGRFTSLPTLEVGPGGEDLLARMPEVIAAFKGARLPVDISLVSWVRLSAGRGVELYLDNPGLRISVAPENLGGNLDRLCQVLADLGRRGELREVGEVRAADGNVWVLKDPESR
- the murB gene encoding UDP-N-acetylmuramate dehydrogenase, with the translated sequence MLKVLEGPSLAERTTLRLGGRALAEVRVTSRDALDDLPGVLQCLGGSPLMLGCGSNILAADGELPVVVVSLDMDDAPTIVGETAEGVVVRVGAATRLPRLLGQLASWGLAGLEGLAGIPGSVGGAVAMNAGSYGCEFGTVLRSVEVFSPDFGLADVPHENIEYAYRHFGLKGCHGWFVVTGADIVLRRGESAAITAAMRANYLKKKSTQPVLARSAGCVFRNPAPGVSAGRLIDQAGLRGKRIGGMAFSEVHANFLVNEGAGRSDEAFELLQLAQEIVKRRHGMDLTLEVKILSWL
- the murC gene encoding UDP-N-acetylmuramate--L-alanine ligase, with product MKNKVRTIHMVGIGGSGMSGIAEVLLNLGYAVHGSDMSDSAVVRRLRKIGAEIFIGHGAGNVSDAEVLVKSTAVRDDNPEVLAAVEKGIPIIPRAEMLAELMRLRTGIAIAGTHGKTTTTSLTAAIFDVAGKDPTVIIGGRLNAYGANARLGEGEYLIAEADESDGSFLCLFPIVNVVTNVDMDHVDFYAGQKEIDEAFVTFMNKVPFYGANVVCGDDPGVRRLLPQVKRRVVTYGFGKDNALRAEVTSCAETSVFTVFLRGGRLGEVHLGQPGRHNILNALAAIGVALEAGISPEHCIEGLARFGGVGRRFERRGERDGVTVVDDYGHHPVEIAATLATARSVYPDRRLVVVFQPHRFSRTQALFGEFCKVFEPVDKLLLTEIYPASEKPIPGVSGQSLAQGIRQVSNTDVTYYQSFDEILAALPGVLRPGDVLLTLGAGSVTTIGQRYVAGE
- the murG gene encoding undecaprenyldiphospho-muramoylpentapeptide beta-N-acetylglucosaminyltransferase, giving the protein MRRVILTTGGTGGHIFPALAVAEEIRARYPECSVLFMGGLYGPEADLAARAGLDFVGLPVRGVLGRGVRAIGAAFGMAAGIARAYAVMGRFDPDIVLGFGGYAAFAGVLAARLRGRPAAIHEQNSVPGLTNRVLSRVVPRVFLSLPDTLGAFPPQKTCLAGNPVRASIVACGAERSDPRPDHVRRLLVMGGSLGARAINDAVVSSLPALAEAGVEVWHQTGAADWERIRKAYAETGHGEGRVEAFIDDVASAYAWADLVLCRAGATSVAELAVAGKPAVLVPYPFATHDHQTHNARWLVSRGAAVLLEQKDISMTDVPALLVGLLSDRARLNRMAVSARAQGRPDAAAAVVDGLVELLKTTPRAR
- the ftsW gene encoding putative lipid II flippase FtsW, whose amino-acid sequence is MNRMTRKSPLGQVLSRAEGPTGPVDWWLFGIVLLLLGIGLMMVLSASGIVAERFNHDKYLFFKKQLVFAAGGGITMWVAALMPRHMLYKLQYPALFGVIALLLLTLTPVGAKINGARRWIPLGPVALQPMEFSKIALAMYLAYFMSTKQEIIKTFSRGVIPPYAVTGLLCLLLLLQPDFGGAAVLAMILFFMCLVGGTRFIYLFVSLAFAIMGAWALIVHSPYRFRRLLAFIDPFKDAQDTGYQLVQSLYAFGSGGFTGVGIGASRQKLFYLPEAHNDFIMAVLGEELGLIGVTIVMTLFALLFWRSFKIILGQHDLRDRFTAFGVTMVLLLGAVLNLAVVMGVAPPKGVPMPFLSYGGSSMLSSLICVGLLLNFSRTAR